A part of Biomphalaria glabrata chromosome 3, xgBioGlab47.1, whole genome shotgun sequence genomic DNA contains:
- the LOC106055409 gene encoding transcription initiation factor TFIID subunit 8-like — protein MTTENPPPANTSNPWRRALRTSIAALLVEAGYQCAENLAIETLIEMTQAYIWEAGRSASSFAELAGRTHVMPSDVVLALVEMGLDFTAIPNYAKRENKTVFLPPAQTAITATSKILQVGEKKKHPTHIPDHLPSFPDPHTYIKTPCYKQPANEYQLVREKAATQKRDVEVALTRFIAKTGPTHSLFRDDKSAFPLIACKPTPLPYLSALLPMDIEASSQDSSDLVPNQNLHHASNQMGIHDIGGSETAADSDTIDNPYLIPAKIAKKKWR, from the exons ATGACTACTGAAAATCCTCCTCCTGCAAACACCAGCAATCCTTGGCGCAGGGCCTTAAGAACATCTATCGCCGCATTGCTAGTTGAGGCTGGCTATCAGTGTGCAGAAAATCTGGCTATCGAGACACTTATTGAGATGACTCAAGCAT ATATATGGGAGGCTGGTCGCAGTGCAAGTTCATTTGCTGAATTGGCTGGACGAACCCATGTGATGCCAAGCGACGTTGTGTTAGCCCTGGTTGAAATGG gttTAGATTTTACTGCGATTCCTAATTATGCAAAACGAGAAAATAAAACAGTATTTCTTCCTC CTGCCCAAACAGCAATTACAGCAACTTCTAAGATTCTACAAgttggggagaaaaaaaagcacCCTACCCATATTCCAGACCACTTACCATCTTTCCCAGATCCCCACACATATATTAAAACACCA TGTTATAAGCAGCCGGCTAATGAGTACCAGTTGGTCAGAGAGAAGGCTGCCACACAAAAACGAGATGTGGAAGTGGCACTGACGCGCTTCATTGCTAAAACTGGACCAACCCATTCCCTGTTCCGAGACGACAAGTCAGCATTTCCTT TAATAGCATGCAAACCCACACCTCTGCCCTACCTGTCAGCACTTCTACCTATGGACATTGAGGCGTCCAGTCAAGACAGCTCAGACCTAGTGCCTAACCAGAATCTACATCATGCTTCAAATCAGATGGGCATTCATGACATTGGTGGTAGTGAAACAGCAGCAGATAGCGACACCATAGATAACCCATACCTTATACCAGCAAAAATAGCCAAGAAAAAATGGAGATAG
- the LOC106055408 gene encoding calmodulin-lysine N-methyltransferase-like, with protein MMNYESIKSDLGLSDRRKIAKKRWLILAKVLNGSSCEETADSTVSIRRFHSFGLMSQKSLTNDLWDTDKDSTWYLYTCQDIPGFSMHIRHLSGGITAERLNGFNNTGNVCVWPSEEVMTYYCMQHVQDFKGLRICELGGGMTCLAGVALGVCSEAAHVELTDGNEESIKNLQSIISNNTFDNTTISTRLLRWGSEKVEIELQSSFDIVICADCLFFDEGRVDLVQMFFDLLKPGGEALIFAPSRNKTFHQFAEMAQELFEVKIDQNYDSRVLDLHFKMLKEMPDIYNESLHFPMMMRLSKQHTASSSREVTPESR; from the exons ATGATGAACTATGAAAGTATCAAAAGTGATTTAGGATTATCCGACAGAAGAAAAATAGCAAAAAAACGATGGCTGATCCTTGCCAAG GTTTTAAATGGAAGTAGCTGTGAAGAGACAGCAGATAGTACAGTATCTATACGACGATTTCATTCTTTTGGCTTAATGTCCCAAAAAAGTCTTACGAATGATTTATGGGACACAGACAAAGATTCAACTTGGTATTTATACACCTGCCAAGACATTCCAGGTTTTTCTATGCATATCAG ACATTTAAGTGGTGGAATAACAGCAGAGAGATTAAATGGCTTTAATAATACAGGAAACGTCT GTGTGTGGCCATCAGAAGAGGTCATGACTTATTATTGTATGCAACATGTTCAAGACTTCAA AGGTTTAAGGATATGTGAACTTGGTGGAGGGATGACCTGCTTGGCTGGTGTTGCT TTAGGAGTATGTTCCGAGGCAGCACATGTGGAGTTGACTGATGGCAATGAAGAATCTATCAAAA ATCTGCAAAGTATTATTAGTAATAATACATTTGACAATACAACCATAAGCACAAG GCTTCTTCGTTGGGGAAGTGAAAAAGTAGAAATTGAGTTACAATCTTCATTTGATATAGTGATTTGTGCAGATTG TTTGTTTTTTGATGAGGGCAGAGTGGATCTAGTTCAAATGTTCTTTGACCTTTTAAAGCCAGGG GGTGAAGCTCTCATATTTGCACCatcaagaaataaaacattccaTCAGTTTGCAGAGATGGCTCAGGAATTATTTGAAGTCAAAATAGATCAAAATTATGATTCAAGAGTTTTggatttacattttaaa ATGCTAAAAGAAATGCCAGACATCTACAATGAATCACTCCACTTTCCAATGATGATGAGGCTTTCCAAACAGCATACAGCTTCTTCATCTCGTGAGGTCACACCGGAATCAAGATAA